In Euphorbia lathyris chromosome 9, ddEupLath1.1, whole genome shotgun sequence, the following are encoded in one genomic region:
- the LOC136206807 gene encoding DNA-directed RNA polymerase I subunit RPA12 encodes MALSEGVSFMFCDFCGTMLSLNSMKYVECPLCKFKKSAAEVSGREISYKVTAEDMRKELGISNFEGKTEVKDMEINKNCEKCSNTKLKFSTRQMRSADEGQTTFYHCTKCLHTFSEN; translated from the exons ATGGCACTTAGTGAAGGAGTCAGCTTTATGTTCTGCGACTTTTGTGGGACAATGCTATCTTTGAATTCAATGAAGTATGTTGAATGTCCTTTGTGCAAATTCAAGAAAAGTGCAGCAG AGGTATCTGGAAGAGAAATATCATATAAAGTCACAGCTGAG GATATGAGAAAGGAGCTTGGCATCTCGAACTTTGAAGGAAAGACAGAGGTGAAAGACATGGAG atAAATAAGAACTGCGAAAAATGCAGCAACACAAAGCTTAAATTTTCTACGAGACAA ATGAGATCAGCAGACGAGGGGCAGACTACTTTTTATCATTGTACAAAATGTTTACACACATTCAGTGAGAATTGA